Part of the Virgibacillus necropolis genome, GGACAACAGCATGGTATCCACGTTCTGATAAAAGGCCAACACCCTCTTCAATAAAAGGTAAACGAGCATCCGGAATGCCAAGAACTACAGTGTGGGGATGAACCCATAAGCGTATTGTAGGTGCAGACTCGTCGTCTCCAACAGAAAGTGCCAACGTATCATCAATTGCAAATGAAGTTAAGGCAGTAATTTTTTCATTATAAAATTTTGTTTCATTCGATTGATCCATGTAGCGAAATGTTGGATGGTGTATGATTTCTTTCCAAGATTGCATGATTTTCTCCCTTTTTAATTGTTGGTATTTATTATATACTATAACAAATTGTCGAATAGAACGGGTTGTGAAAAAATGGCGTATAAAGATGAACAATTGAATGAGGAAAAAGTTTTTAAAGATCCGGTTCACCGTTATATTCATGTGAAGGATCGAGTTATCTGGGATCTTATAGCAACACCAGAGTTTCAGCGATTACGCCGTATTAAGCAACTTGGAACAACGAACCTGACATTCCATGGGGCGGAACATAGTCGTTTCAATCATTCATTAGGTGTATATGAAATCGTTCGGCGAATTATCAACAATTTTGAGGATAAGCCGCATTGGAATAAAGATGAACGATTATTATGTCTTTGTGCAGCTTTGTTGCATGATCTAGGACATGGCCCATTTTCACATTCGTTTGAAAAAGTATTTAAGCTTGATCATGAATATTTTACTCAGGCAATTATTGTTAACAACACGGATGTACATACCATTTTAGAACGTGTTTCAAAAGGGTTTTCACAAAAAGTCGCGGATGTTATTGCAAAAACATATAAAGATAAATTAGTTGTTAGCCTTATTTCTAGTCAAATCGATGCTGACCGGATGGATTACTTACAGCGTGATGCCTATTTTACTGGTGTAAGCTATGGCCACTTTGATATGGAACGAATTCTTCGTGTAATGCGACCGATTGATGATCAGGTAGTTATTAAATCTAGTGGAATGCATGCAGTAGAAGACTATATTATGAGTCGCTATCAAATGTATTGGCAAGTATATTTTCATCCTGTAACACGAAGTGCAGAAGTTATTTTATCAAAAATTCTTCATCGTGCAAAGGTTTTATATGAGACGGATTACACGTTTAAGCTTGAGCCGGTCCATTTTATTTCCTTCTTCAATGAAAACGTTGTGTTAAATGATTATTTAAAACTCGATGAAGCCATTGTTTCGTATTATTTCCAAGTTTGGCAGGATGAAGACGATGATATTTTGCGCGATTTGTGTGAACGGTTTATGAACCGCCGACTGTTTAAATATATTGAATTTAATCCAGACAAGCAGATGAATAAGTGGATGGAACTTCATAAATTGTTCCAAGAAGCGGGAATTGATCCGGATTATTATCTTGAAGTCGACTCATCATCTGATCTACCATATGATTTTTATAGGCCAGGTGAGGAAGAAGAACGTCTTCCTATTCATTTGTTAATGCCAAATAATGAGTTGAAAGAGCTGTCCCGTCACTCCGATATAGTAGAATCGATTTCTGGAAAAAAACGTACAGACCATAAGCTTTATTTTCCAGCTGATTTTTTAGAAAATCTTAACGAAAAAGACTCGAGTAAAAAACGTATTATGGAACTTTTATATGACCAAGGAGCGAATGAATAATGTTAACAAATCATGCGAAATTAATGCATTTTTTCGATGTGGCAAAAGAGGTTACTGGCCGGAAAAAACTCCAAAAAATGATTTTCATTTTACAAAAGTGCAAAGTTCCATTTGAAGAAAAGTATCAATTTCACTTTTATGGACCGTACTCAGAGGAACTTACGCTTCGAACAGAAGAACTTTGTAATCTAGGGTTTATCGATGAAGTGAAAGAAGATAAAAGCAATTATTATCAATATAATTATACAATTACTGAAAATGGAAAAGAGTTCCTAGAACAATTCACACTAAATATGCCTGAAATTGAAGGAAAAGTTGAACTGTTAAAGAATAGGAGTTCACGCTTTCTAGAGCTTGTTTCTACGATGCTGTACTTTGATAATCAATCACGCGATGAAATAGTTGAAAAAGTTCACACAGTTAAACCCAAACAAAACTTTACTGAAGATGAAGTGAAAGAGGCATGGGAATTTATTGATGATCTAAAACAAAGTCCACTAAATTAAAACAGACTATTAGATTAATCAAAAAATAATAAAATTCGTATCAAGTGAAAAGATAAAATCACTTATGCTACAATATACGCAGAAGCTTTTAAGGAGGTCCCTTGAATGAGTGAAGATAAGCCTAAAAAGAATACGAATCCATTTACGATACTTAAAGATGACTCGACTGACGGACATGGTGGTTACGGTGTTGGTGCGATAAGTCTTGAAAATATGTCTCCTGTCATTGTTGATCCAAATGAAGACCGCGCATTTGTTGATATGGGAGCGATGCACGCCCGAAGTGAAATCGAACGACGAGTGAAGATTTTACCGAACAAAGATGAAGTTCCAAATGGTAAGTTATACTGGATTGTTTGGGTAACCGTTGAGAAAAGCGAAAATGGTCCCTTTTATGCTGGTGTTTGTGGAAGTGAGATTCGCGTCGACCGCTCCATTAAACGTGCGTATAAATCAATGCCTGAACATGTAACACATATGGATAAATCATTAAAAGGCAAAATTATGCTTGAGCATATGGATGATCATTCGAAAAAATTACTGAAGGATTTCCTTGTCGATTTTAATGAGGAAATGTGGAACAATTCAAGCCGCGAACTAAAAGAAGTGCTTCCAAAGTAATGAACAATTTGTGAACGAATCATGAACATTAGTCGAAATTCTTGTACTTTTAGACAATAATTTGTAAAATATGTATACATGGACTTTCACATGTTTGCTAGGACAAAAAAGAAGCCGACCACTGGTAAGACGGACATCTTACCAATGTGTCGGCTTTTTTTATTTAGGCAGTTTTCTAAAAGATTATTGTTTATGACACAAAAGATATAAACAGCGACGTAAGGGCTCTGTCTGGTGGTCGGACAATCGTTCCGGAAATCCACTTCGCTTTCCGCGGGCTCGCGCTGAGCCTCCTCGCGAGCAAAAACCGCTCACTGCGGGGTCTCAACGTCTTCGCTTTCCCGCAGGAGTCTTCGTGGATTTCCTTCACTAGGGCTAGGCTTAACAATTCAATCTATCTGATTGTAGCCAGCAAATTATGGTAGTTGTTTGGAGCGGAGGACCGTTGACTCCTGCGGGAACAGCACGTGTCTGAAGACCCTGCAGAGTGGGTTTCTCGAGGAGGCTGAAGCCGTGCCCGCGGAAAGCAACGGTCCGCAGCGGAAAACAACCAGCAGTAACTTCGCATTGTATTCCAGAGATGTATGTTACGTCGCAGTTTATATCAACTTCGGTGGTATGAGCAACAAATTATAAGAAAACAGCCTTTTATTATTAATCTCAGGCTAGAACAAATAATCAAAGATCTTCTCAAATACACCTTTTTTATGTTCATCTTTAGCAGGTTCTTTTTCTTTATTTTTTCCATCACCATCTTCAGGTAAATGTTCTTCACAATGTTTTGCTGGTACATTCCCTTTTTCAAAATACATGAGTGTACCGTTTGGACAATAGGAGGTTGCTACACCACCCGATACGGGATCAATCCATGCCCCGACAACCCCATCAGGAACATCGGTATCAGCCTTAGGTAACTCCTGATGTGCAGCATCCATAAATCCAGCCCATATCTTTTTGGCATATCGATTTTCTTCCGTCTTTACTAGGTCACGATTATCATCATATCCATTCCAAACACCTGTAACTAAATTAGGGCTAAATCCAATCATCCAGCTGTCTGAAGCTGTAGTTCCAGACTTTCCAGCATAGTCTCGCGTTATGCTATCCGCAACCAGTGAACCTGTGACAGACATATACCCGTCAAGCGAATGGTCGAACATACCTTTCATGAGATCTGTTAAGATGAACGTTGTTTCCTTATCTAAAAGTTGTTTTCCTTCTTCTTTAGGAGATTCATATACGATATTCCCGTTACGATCAACAATTTTCCTTATTGTATGGCTTTTAATCTGTTCCCCTCCATTTGCAAGAATGCCATATCCTGTGACCATGTCTTCAACCGATACCGATGCAGTTCCTAGAGCAAGCGAGGGTACAGGTGGTAATTTACTATCAATCCCAAATTTGCGTGCTGAATCGACTAGTTTGTCCACACCCAAGAAAAGACTTGTCTTTACCGCGTAAACGTTGTCAGATAATGCTAAGGCTTGTGCTAAAGTAATCGGTTTATACGCGTAATACCCATTGTAGTTACTTGGCTGATAAACCTGCCCATCCGAAAGTTCAAATGCGGTTGGTTTACTCATCAACATTGTTGCTGGTGTATAACCATGTGTAAGTGCTGTATAGTACAAAAAAGGTTTAAAGGTGGAACCGGCCATGCGCTTTGCCTGAATTGCCCGGTTGAATTTACTCTCGCTGTAATCGCGACCACCAACTAGTGCACGAATTGCCCCGTTTTCTGGATCCATCCCAATCGCCCCGATTTGAATATCGCTTGCGGGATTAATCGTTTCGGAAACTTCCTTTTCTAGTTTTTGTTGCATCCCAACATTAAGTGTTGTATAAATTTTGTATCCGCCAGAACGAATTTTCTCCCTGTCAAGCTCTAATTTATTAGCGGCCTCCAGTAAGACGGTATCTTGAAAATAGGGAGCGACAACTTTCTTTATATGCTCACTTGGCTCTGCATAATTCAATTTTGCATGCGTTGCTAAGTAATATTCCTCTTCACTTATTGCTTCTTGTTCCTTCATTTCATAAAGAATCTGTTTCTGTCGTCGTGTTGCATTTTCCAAATTGTTAAAAGGGGAGTAATAAGTCGGCCCTTTCGGAATTGCAGCAAGCATAGCAGCTTCAGCCAATGTTAACTCATCAGCTGATTTACTGAAAAAATACCTGCTTGCAGCCTCAATTCCATATGCACCGTGACCATAATAAATCGTGTTTAAGTACCCTTCTAAAAGTTCGTCTTTTGAATAATACATTTCTAGACGTACGGTATAAAAAGCTTCCTTTAGCTTACGTGTCCATGTTTTTTCAAAGGATAAATACAAATTTCGGGCATATTGCTGTGTAAGCGTGCTTGCCCCTTCTGATAAGGACATATTTTCTAGATTTTTCAGGACTGCACCAGCAATTCGGGAGTAATCAAATCCATTATGTTGGTAAAATTCCTGATCCTCAATAGCAAGGATAGCCTTTTTAACATATGGAGACATTTCGTCAAGTTCCACCCAATACCGACTCTCTGCGCCTTTTTCCTCACCAATTACTTTATCTGCAGCACTATAGTATATCGTGTTTTGTTCTGCCTTTAGTGGTGGTGGGCCCATAAGAAAACTTGTCAAATAAATCCCGGCAAAAGAGACAACAATAAGAAAGGCAAATCCGATCAATCCACTTAAAAGCTTATATTTTAAGATGAAACGTTTCATAGGCATTTGGCTCCAATTTTTTGACTTAAAGTGTGTGTGTATAAAAAGTATAATTTCCATCATGCATTATTCTCATTATGGGAAAAGATAGAATGAAATAAACTCACTATAAAAAAATATCGAAAAGTCCTTGCTTTTTTGGTGAAATTCACTATAATTTTACTGTTTCATATGATCGGAAAAGGAGATGTAGTAATGGGTATCTGGTTTACCGAAAAACAAACTGCTAACTTTGGTATTACAGCAAAAGTTAATAAAATTTTAGTTGCGTTAAAAACGGATTTTCAAGATTTAGAAATGCTTAATACAGAAGAATGGGGCAATATGCTTGTTCTAGATGATATGGTTATGACAACGGAAAAGGATGAATTTGTCTATCATGAAATGGTTGCACATGTGCCACTTTTCACGCATCCAAATCCGAAGCGGGTATTAGTCGTTGGTGGTGGTGACGGTGGTGTGATTCGTGAAATTCTTAAACATAAATCAGTGGAAAAAGCGACTTTAGTAGATATAGATGGAAAGGTAATTGAGTACTCAAAAAAATTCTTGCCGTCAATCGCAGGTTCATTGGATGATCCGCGTGTAGAGGTTTTAATCGATGACGGGTTTATGTATATTGCAAAAAGCGAGCGTGAATTTGACGTAATTTTGGTTGATTCAACAGAGCCTGTGGGCCCAGCAGTGAATTTATTTTCCCAAGGCTTTTATGCTGGCATTTCCCGAGCGCTTAAAGATGATGGGATTTTCGTTGCACAAACTGACAATCCATGGTTTAAGGCAGATTTAATTCATCAGGTCTTTCATGATGTGAAAAATATTTTTCCCGTGACAAAGTTATATACAGCAAACATTCCAACCTATCCAAGTGGACTTTGGACATTTACAATGGGTAGTAAAATTCATAACCCGTTAAAAGTTAAAGAAGAACGATTTACAGAAATTGAAACGAAATATTATACGCCAGAACTTCATTTTGCATCGTTTGCATTACCGAAGTTTGTGAAAGAATTGACCGAATAGAAAAGGGGGTGCCA contains:
- a CDS encoding YwgA family protein, translating into MLTNHAKLMHFFDVAKEVTGRKKLQKMIFILQKCKVPFEEKYQFHFYGPYSEELTLRTEELCNLGFIDEVKEDKSNYYQYNYTITENGKEFLEQFTLNMPEIEGKVELLKNRSSRFLELVSTMLYFDNQSRDEIVEKVHTVKPKQNFTEDEVKEAWEFIDDLKQSPLN
- the speE gene encoding spermidine synthase, with the translated sequence MGIWFTEKQTANFGITAKVNKILVALKTDFQDLEMLNTEEWGNMLVLDDMVMTTEKDEFVYHEMVAHVPLFTHPNPKRVLVVGGGDGGVIREILKHKSVEKATLVDIDGKVIEYSKKFLPSIAGSLDDPRVEVLIDDGFMYIAKSEREFDVILVDSTEPVGPAVNLFSQGFYAGISRALKDDGIFVAQTDNPWFKADLIHQVFHDVKNIFPVTKLYTANIPTYPSGLWTFTMGSKIHNPLKVKEERFTEIETKYYTPELHFASFALPKFVKELTE
- a CDS encoding YwhD family protein, which encodes MSEDKPKKNTNPFTILKDDSTDGHGGYGVGAISLENMSPVIVDPNEDRAFVDMGAMHARSEIERRVKILPNKDEVPNGKLYWIVWVTVEKSENGPFYAGVCGSEIRVDRSIKRAYKSMPEHVTHMDKSLKGKIMLEHMDDHSKKLLKDFLVDFNEEMWNNSSRELKEVLPK
- a CDS encoding HD domain-containing protein, giving the protein MAYKDEQLNEEKVFKDPVHRYIHVKDRVIWDLIATPEFQRLRRIKQLGTTNLTFHGAEHSRFNHSLGVYEIVRRIINNFEDKPHWNKDERLLCLCAALLHDLGHGPFSHSFEKVFKLDHEYFTQAIIVNNTDVHTILERVSKGFSQKVADVIAKTYKDKLVVSLISSQIDADRMDYLQRDAYFTGVSYGHFDMERILRVMRPIDDQVVIKSSGMHAVEDYIMSRYQMYWQVYFHPVTRSAEVILSKILHRAKVLYETDYTFKLEPVHFISFFNENVVLNDYLKLDEAIVSYYFQVWQDEDDDILRDLCERFMNRRLFKYIEFNPDKQMNKWMELHKLFQEAGIDPDYYLEVDSSSDLPYDFYRPGEEEERLPIHLLMPNNELKELSRHSDIVESISGKKRTDHKLYFPADFLENLNEKDSSKKRIMELLYDQGANE
- a CDS encoding transglycosylase domain-containing protein, whose protein sequence is MKRFILKYKLLSGLIGFAFLIVVSFAGIYLTSFLMGPPPLKAEQNTIYYSAADKVIGEEKGAESRYWVELDEMSPYVKKAILAIEDQEFYQHNGFDYSRIAGAVLKNLENMSLSEGASTLTQQYARNLYLSFEKTWTRKLKEAFYTVRLEMYYSKDELLEGYLNTIYYGHGAYGIEAASRYFFSKSADELTLAEAAMLAAIPKGPTYYSPFNNLENATRRQKQILYEMKEQEAISEEEYYLATHAKLNYAEPSEHIKKVVAPYFQDTVLLEAANKLELDREKIRSGGYKIYTTLNVGMQQKLEKEVSETINPASDIQIGAIGMDPENGAIRALVGGRDYSESKFNRAIQAKRMAGSTFKPFLYYTALTHGYTPATMLMSKPTAFELSDGQVYQPSNYNGYYAYKPITLAQALALSDNVYAVKTSLFLGVDKLVDSARKFGIDSKLPPVPSLALGTASVSVEDMVTGYGILANGGEQIKSHTIRKIVDRNGNIVYESPKEEGKQLLDKETTFILTDLMKGMFDHSLDGYMSVTGSLVADSITRDYAGKSGTTASDSWMIGFSPNLVTGVWNGYDDNRDLVKTEENRYAKKIWAGFMDAAHQELPKADTDVPDGVVGAWIDPVSGGVATSYCPNGTLMYFEKGNVPAKHCEEHLPEDGDGKNKEKEPAKDEHKKGVFEKIFDYLF